TTACGATTATTGGCTGGATCTAGGATGACATCAGCAGTACAGGTGGATGACACCCCTTGCTTCGAGACATCTATGCTATGATCTGTAGCGACGTAACCTTCCAAGCCAAGCACGTGTATAAAGAGACGAATGAAACTTTAAACTAGGTGGCTTCGTACTTTGATCTTTTTTTATGTGCCCGTGCTAGAATGGTATGAATCATCCATCTcagctaaaacaaaaaaaataaaattctctaatTTCATCATGCTCCATGATCAATCTTGTCAGCATGTGCATGAACTTGACCATCTCTGATACGCAATAGGCATCCTTACAATATAATTGGACTGTTAAGACAGTACTTCTACATGCCACTACACTTCTAATGCAGGTAAAAGATGAAGCAACAGCACTTGCTGCTACCATCATGTTCTTTCAACCTGCTACCATTCCAAATTCCACTTTCTCAAGTGCTTCACCTTCCTATAAAATTAAGTTGAACATATTCTCTCCTCTTTCAAGCCCCTGTTGCAGGCATAAACAATGCGCATGCTGTGAGTCGAGACAGCTTTCTGTCGAACCATCAGCTATTGAAGAAAATATGGGGAGGTTTTAACAGATATGCTATTGGGTACAACGGTGATGCAGGTGACAAGGGAAATCTGAATGCATCCAACTGTTACCTCATACAGTTAATGAGAACAAAATAGAGAATTTATGATGACATCTTGTGTAGACGATGATTAGTAGAGATCCCTACATTTTGGCCATACTGATAGGATAAGAACATACCAATTGATGCAAATCATCACACAATTTTGTAGCTAGCCGTAAATAGCCTTCACTCCGAACAAGCACTTCCAAGTTTGTTCACAAAACCACCAGCAGAACGCCAACCTATGTAAAGAAGGCATACTATGGCCTCTGTAGGAAAGATGAATATAAGGGGAAGATGCTTCGCGGTCCCATGTCGAAAAATAGTCAATACGTTCCCAGCAGTGGAAGAACTACGTTACACACTAGACCGGGAGTTGCAAAGAATGAAAGGATTAAAAATACAAGCACTCACCATATAATGGCTGTCTTCATAACAACATTGACCTATAACAAGATAATTAGTTCCCAACAAAGTCAACACCCAcccaaccaccaccaccaccaccaattGTTCCATCAGGAACCACAGCAAGCGGATTTTGGTGCTGCATTGCCCTCAGCAGCTGCCTGGTCCGGTTTGTTAATCTTAATTGTCCGGTCCTGCAGTAGACAATAAATTTAGCACCACAGCAGAAGATTTATTAATTTTCATCAAAGAAACAGACTTTCCTACCTCAGGTTTAGTATCAGTTTCAGCGAGCCTTTGCTTTATATCTCTAGCTATTGAAAAGAAGACCTGCTCCACATTTAGATTTGTCTTTGCACTCTGCAATGTATCGTTATCCAAAATATAAGGAAGCGTAAAAGATAAAAACATTCCACAAAGGAGGAGATTAGGAGTCATCAATACTCTTACAGTTTCAAAAAACTTGATGCCATACTCATCCGCAAGTGCTTGTCCCCTTGAAGTAGGCACAGCCTGGTTCAAGGAATTGATTGCAAAGAGAGAGATTTAACAAACAGGAGGCAGAAAAGACAATTAAGCATCCTTTGTAACCACGAAGATTAAATAAACTACCGGCAATGAGAATAGACAATCCAAACGGTTGAAATAAAGCAGGTCTTAATGGAGCGTACCCTTTTGCTTTCATCCATATCAGCCTTGTTTCCCACCAAAATTTTGTTCACATTATCAGAAGCATGTTGTTCAATGTTCCGGATCCAGTTTCTGATGTCTTTGTGTACAAGAACCAAGAAATGATGAGAATCAGAGAAAACAGGGTAAAATCATAATTTACAAAGGGGAAAGTACAGTATGAAGTAATTACTATTGAAAGATGACTCATCAGTGACATCATACACAAGCAAAATACCCATGGCCCCTCGATAGTATGCTGCGGAAAGAATTAAGTGAAACAAGGTTACTCCAGCAACCTTTGGGCAAAAGAATCTACTATATGCATAAAAATTCAACCAGTTCAAATGCCAAAATGAAAAGAAGCAATAAACCTACCAGTTGTAATAGTTCGAAACCGCTCCTGACCAGCTGTATCCCATATTTGAAGTTTAATCCGCTTGCCATCCAGCTCAATTgttcttatcttaaaatcaatgcTGCACAAACACCATAGCTGTGGGATCAGAATTAGAGTACACCAGTGAAACAGGATACTGAGAAAAGACATGCAATTAAAACTTAAGAACTAATAAGAGCAGACTATTAGTGCCCGAAATACAACCCACCCAATCGTAGTAATGAAACTGGTGGTGAAGGAGCCATCCGAGAAACGCAGGAGGAGGCAACTTTTACCGACACCTATAAAAGGAAGAATTGATGTCAAGGTGCTTGAAATCCACAAAGTGTATCGCATTTACATCTTAACAAAAAGATTCTCTTACATAAGAAGGTCCTCTTTATTTTAAACTGAACCGTTGGTCAGCTTGTGTTATGTCAACATTGGGGACACATTCACTATCATGTTTCAATTTCTTATATGTTAGTGCATTCTAAGCTAGAATGTATATCATGAATTGTCCTAAATCGTAATGGATTCAAGAAAACATTGGGTAATGTTGTTTTGAATATTTCACGATTGTAGAAATAGAGCTTAATTCCGTAAAGAACCTTTCCTTGGTTTCAACCACCCACAGACAATGCTACAGTAGAGCAAGTAGGtaggaaaaagaacaaaaagaagaacagaagaaaagataggaaaaggctaggaaagagaaaaaattaAATGTTGCAACTTCATATGTGCAGAATACCCTCCCttaatctatgccttcttcccaAACCAAGAACAGGTAATTTGCATccacaaaaaaaatcttaacTTACAAAGCAATCACTATTAACATTATAAACATTGGATCCCCATGAAAACACATATGGAGAAACACCTAATTTTCCCAAAGGGACTCTATTGACTAAACCTTCGAAGCAAAACAACAACAGAAATAAGAAATTTTAACACATCAAGGTAAAAGAACCAAGAAGAAGAACAGAAGAAAAGATGGGAAGAGGCTAGACAAAAGAGATAATTAAATTTTGCAACTTCATATATGCTGAAGAAAAGATAGGAAAAGcaaatttgttttgttttaattgCCTCTCGTACCTCAATATTCCACCACCAAGTTTGTTTATGTGTATATCTTTTCCCTTTATCTCTTTGAAAATATCTGAAACTACACTTTTAATATAGTTGGCCATTTGGTCCCACATTTTGTTCATCTCAGTCCTTAGATTCCAATTTCCCTCAATAATTTATTCTTAAAAGCGGTATCATTTTCTCCTTCTAAAGTTCATTATCTTATCTTGAaacatttattatttttttgtacaATCATCTTCTTGGCTTTTGTACAATCATCTTCTTTGTATGATGTAATTTCTCATCTCCTTACTACTCCAATTCGCCACCATTGTACTAGTTTACCACTACAAGATTCTCTAGTCCTGAGTAACCCTTGCCCAACACTACAACCAGAATATGTTATAGTGCATTGCTTACAGGCAAAGACCAAATCAACCCTAGTTCATTTGTCACTACAACCAGGTTACATTGTAGTGTGTTGCTTATAAGCA
The Phoenix dactylifera cultivar Barhee BC4 chromosome 3, palm_55x_up_171113_PBpolish2nd_filt_p, whole genome shotgun sequence DNA segment above includes these coding regions:
- the LOC103705946 gene encoding ras-related protein RABE1c — protein: MAAPPARARADYDYLIKLLLIGDSGVGKSCLLLRFSDGSFTTSFITTIGIDFKIRTIELDGKRIKLQIWDTAGQERFRTITTAYYRGAMGILLVYDVTDESSFNNIRNWIRNIEQHASDNVNKILVGNKADMDESKRAVPTSRGQALADEYGIKFFETSAKTNLNVEQVFFSIARDIKQRLAETDTKPEDRTIKINKPDQAAAEGNAAPKSACCGS